A genome region from Sander vitreus isolate 19-12246 chromosome 21, sanVit1, whole genome shotgun sequence includes the following:
- the aqp8a.1 gene encoding aquaporin-8a.1, translating into MAGTKTKTEVFTIAEMGELSAERGDTNKKRCIFEQYVQPCLAELFGTSLFVFVGCASVIGNVGDGVIQPAVAHGLALGVLIMVLGQISGGHFNPAVSLSVYLCGGMGLSLLLPYVLAQMCGGMIGAGLTKVIYPTDVYNASLGGAFNVVNDDLGKTTVAEVMMTLFLTTVVCMGAVNGQTRSPSAPFCIGLTVTANIFAGGTVSGACMNPARAFGPAVAANHWNHHWVYWVGPTSGALLTVMFIRLLFGDQKTRVVLK; encoded by the exons atgGCAGGGACAAAAACCAAGACAGAGGTCTTCACAATAGCTGAGATGGGAGAGCTGTCAGCAGAGAGAGGCGACACCAACAAGAAGAGATGCATCTTTGAGCAGTATGTGCAGCCCTGCCTGGCTGAGCTGTTCGGGACCagcctgtttgtgtttgtggggTGTGCGTCTGTTATTGGGAATGTGGGAGACGGCGTCATCCAGCCCGCTGTGGCACATGGACTGGCTCTGGGAGTGCTGATCATGGTCCTCGGGCAAATCAG TGGGGGCCACTTTAACCCTGCGGTGTCTCTGAGCGTCTACCTGTGTGGAGGGATGGGGCTTTCCCTGCTGCTGCCGTACGTCCTGGCTCAGATGTGTGGAGGCATGATCGGTGCTGGTTTGACCAAG GTAATCTACCCCACTGATGTGTATAATGCTTCCCTTGGAGGGGCCTTTAACGTTGTCAACGATGACCTGGGTAAAACCACCGTGGCAGAGGTGATGATGACCCTCTTCCTTACCACTGTGGTGTGCATGGGGGCCGTCAACGGCCAAACCCGCTCACCGTCGGCTCCTTTCTGCATCGGCCTCACTGTGACAGCCAACATATTTGCTGG AGGGACTGTGTCTGGGGCCTGTATGAACCCTGCCCGAGCCTTTGGTCCTGCAGTGGCTGCCAACCACTGGAACCATCACTGGGTCTACTGGGTGGGACCCACTTCTGGTGCACTGCTTACTGTCATGTTCATCAG GTTGTTGTTTGGTGACCAGAAGACTCGAGTTGTGTTGAAGTGA
- the aqp8a.2 gene encoding aquaporin-8a.2: MGEEKMEMEDTDSTLMKKGQKPPAPKPPNKYETLFQPCLAEIVGTMFFVFVGCVSVIENVPAAGRLQPALVHGLAVAVLVAVMDNISGSHFNPAFTIAIFLCGGIELMMVGPYLVSQLIGGVLGAGMAKMMTPADRYLNATGAAFDILKSESQLSGAIFGEVAMTCLITMVVLLVAVNSKTKTPLAPFLVGSTVIINVLAGGDISGTCLNPARAFGPALMTNYWTYHWVYWVGPIGGGLVAAALLR; the protein is encoded by the exons ATGGGAGAGgagaaaatggaaatggaaGACACAGACTCTACTCTGATGAAGAAGGGACAGAAACCACCCGCGCCCAAACCTCCCAACAAATATGAGACTCTGTTCCAGCCCTGCCTGGCCGAGATAGTGGGGACcatgttctttgtttttgtcggctgtgtgtctgtcatcGAGAATGTGCCGGCGGCTGGACGGCTGCAGCCAGCCCTGGTGCATGGACTGGCTGTGGCGGTGTTGGTGGCGGTCATGGATAACATCAG TGGCTCCCATTTCAACCCTGCCTTCACTATCGCCATCTTCCTGTGTGGAGGCATTGAGCTGATGATGGTGGGACCCTACCTGGTCAGCCAGCTGATTGGAGGAGTGCTGGGAGCTGGAATGGCCAAG ATGATGACCCCTGCAGACCGCTACTTAAACGCAACGGGAGCAGCGTTTGATATCCTCAAGTCAGAGAGCCAGCTGTCAGGAGCCATCTTTGGGGAGGTGGCCATGACATGCCTGATCACCATGGTGGTGCTGCTGGTGGCGGTCAACAGCAAGACCAAAACCCCGCTGGCTCCCTTCCTGGTGGGCTCTACCGTTATCATCAACGTCCTGGCAGG AGGTGACATATCCGGAACGTGTCTGAACCCTGCCAGAGCTTTCGGGCCAGCTCTGATGACCAACTACTGGACCTACCACTGGGTTTACTGGGTGGGACCCATAGGGGGGGGGCTGGTGGCAGCTGCCTTGCTCAGGTGA